ggaagAAAATGACAGTCGTTTACACatcaataatttttttttttaaagtataagATTTTTTCACTACCAATAATCAACTGCAGtaaaacatacaacacacactcaaaagcaCAAGATCAGTTGTGTTTTCCAGAAAGTCACCGAactgtatgttaaaaaaataacaaatgattcatctttttactttcaaatgtgtgttaaaaattaaaagttcaacatgatcaaaaacatttgaagccacACATATACTGAAGATGCAGGGAATAAAGATAGAGATAGATACATATATGCATTTATAATTAGTACAATGATAAAAATTATGATGATAGATACTCTCCATTATATTTAATCAATACcagaaaaataattttgattattaaaaacacagattgtaTGGAGAAGGTCAGCAAATATCTTTGTGACTACTACTACTTTAATAAATGATGGGGATCTAATAACAAGTCGCAGTACATACACATATGGACAATTATAATCGATTTGACAAAAATATGTAGCGCAATGCTATTTTTAAcaagcagagggcgctatactTTTGGTTTCTCTTGTTCAATGTCAGAAGATGAAGCAGTGGCACTTATCGGTGTCATgttataaagacaaaaatatgcACAGATTCCTAgcagagttggaaattagcaccCATCACCCGCCCCGAGTGGCCATACAAGGAACTTGGAatgtaatttacatttttaatattgtgACTGTCACAAATTGTCATGCTgctaaataatgtatttttttaaatcagctcagaagaaaagtaaataaacatttgagcAGTAGATATAAAATGCTCCCGCGAAGTGGCATTTATAACCCCTGTTTCTTTACCTTCATACAAAAATCAGAGCATTGGAATTATCCGACATCCAACGCAATCTGACACAATCGTTTTCCCAGAAAAGTGTTCTGAGACTTAGCACCAATCTCAATACTCTAAAGGAGATACAGCGATCTGACTTGATGCTTTAAACTTTGGAGAAATAATTGTAAGGTTCATGTTATAGGATGACTATCCAGCCCCTTGATTTCTTCCCTTCAAACGTAATTTTTGATACCTTTCCACTCAAAGGAGTCGGATTTAGGGCAATCTAAGAGTAACGCACTTCTATAAAAGTATTAGTAGTACCACTGACACAGTAAACATTAGTAGTACTCCAAATATTTGGAGGAGGGTTCCAAGAAATGGAAATTGCACACCAAAAGATAACAGTAGCATGAGGAAGAAGACAACCACCAGCAGTATGATCGCGACAAGTCTAGGTAGGGTCTTCAAAAATTCAATGAACTGGTAAATCTTTTGAGCTATAAAAGCTactcctgctgccactgctttTGCTGCCCATGCTCTTGCTGCCACTGCCACTGCCACTGCTCTTACTGCCCATActcctgctgccactgccaCTGCCACTGCCACtgccactgctcctgctgccccCGCTCCTGCTCCTGCCAATACTACTCCTACGATCCCAAAGAGACTACCTATAATGGTAAATAGTCCACCACCGGCTCctgcctttttctctgtttctttcccCTTTTCCAGTTCTGTCACCTTCTTGTCTTCTgcagttttttctgtttctgtttcgtCTTTCTGATCGGATTcctcatcatttgtttttttttcaccttcttcttccacttcttcctcctctactttgttttcttctcctacatcttcttcttcctcctcctctactttgttttcttctcctacatcttcttcttcttcatcatcttttcCCTCAGTTTCCAGCAAAACAGCTGGCCCAAATAATCCTGCCAATGATTTTGCTGCAGGGCCTGTAAATTTGATCCATGTACCCTTAGAGACACCGTTGTTAGTCTCACTGGGGTCCCCTTGTGGCGCATCTCCTTCGGCTTTTCTTTTGCCCCCTTTCTCGATTTCAGTCTGAACTGCTCGCTGCATCTTATAACAGCCTTCTTTGTTTTCCATTAGTATTTTGTCTGTTGTGTTAAGCAGCTCTGCCACCTGTAACTTGTTGCTCCTGTAGTCACCCTGTTGGTTTGTCGTCCAATATTTATTATCGACGACGTGACAACGCCCTCCGCACTTCTTCACCAGATCACTGAGACATTTATTCTGTTCAACAAACTCCTCAATTTTCATTCCTTTCTGAAGTTGGTCACCGTGAGTGAAGACAACTGCCGCATAATTGAAAGCCTCAGGTAAATATTGAGCTATTCTCTGGATGACATCCTTCCAGTAGTCTGGGGATCTCTCCACTTTCAACACTATGAAAAATGCATGAGGCCCAGGAGCACTTGCTGTCATGCACCTCCCCACTTCTCGCCTCAGTTCCTCCTCAGATCTATCTTTACCAAAAAAATCCAGAGTCTCAATCAGAGTAATTCTTCTTCCATCAACAGATTTTGAATCTGCTTGACATTCACTTTTTCCAGAAGTGGGGCTATGTTTGACTTTGAACACATCCTCTTCAAATATGGTGTTTGCCAGGCTGCTTTTCCCAGCTTTGGTTTCTCCCAGCAGGACAATCCTGTATGTTTTTAGAACTAGAAGAGAAGAGTCATATTAGATTGGTACTGTGCATTTTAGGGACTGCTTAAAGGCGAACCTGTATATTTCTTTTTGGACTgaatttgattattattttaatcagCATTTGAGTCATTTCCCCATGTTTAGTTGTATACTCAATTTTGAGATAAGAATGAGTTACCCAGATTTGGCTTCCAGTTATGGTTGATTGAGAAATCCCTTCTGCTGGTTACAGATACATATGATTGATAGATTGCTTGTGTACACACTAACAATAGCCACAACTTCTAGTAAGGACTTTCCTACACTGTTCTGCACTGACAGGTCTATTTAGTTGGCAGAAGGAtcaatatgcaaaaaaaaacaaagtcaaaggcAATTTCTTGCTATAAAAGTTCAAATAAGTGCATGCACAATGAAAGAGCTCTTAGCACAGTTGCATACAGTTTGAAAAACCAGTCTAAAAAAGGTAAATTAATATGTTAGTCTTTACACCTAAACACGCTTTAAGTAGCTAACCATTATATTTTTATGTATCTGGCCATTCTTTGAATTTCTCAATTTAATGCGCAATGAGAAAACCACCGGGCCTAGACAAGTGCTCTGTGGTACACCGCAGTATCTGAAGCTGTAGGTTGTTTGTCTGcacttgtctttaaaaaatcatCTCTCCACATATCTTTACCTTTGATGCTTTTCCCTGCTGCAGGTGTTCTTGAGATGACAATCCTCGCTGGTGGCTCTACAAGGAAAAAGTCACTCAGAGTAAGTAACCTGTTTGTTTATGGCATCTTAACAAAGATTTTTGACCATTCATTATGTTGGTTCTGGTAAAGTGTTTTTACGCTTAGCGCTGCAACGGATCAGTGATACATGTCATGGTTTGCATAGCTTAAATTGTGCATGGTCATGTGGGTCGGAGTTTATGCTAAAAACTTTTACTATGGTTATTGTCCATTTTGTTGGTAACTGCTGCTGTGATTTGTAATTGTAGTTTATTTGGAAATTCATTTGGGCCTACCCTGATACAAAGCAGGACTATGTTTTACCTGTTGGTGTTGTTCCTTCCCTCACTGGTACTTCTGCAACACCTCCATCAGCCTCTTTTCCTTTTGGCATTGGCAGTATTTCTGTGAGTtcttctgcctctcttctcGATCCATGGTTGTCAGACAAAGCTACAAAAGCTGACCCAGATAAAGCAATCACCAAGGATTTGGATGCAGGGCCTGCTAATTTCAACCAACCATTCCTAAAGACATTGTTGAGAGCCTTGGTGTTGTTCTCTTCCTTTGGCACGCGTCCTGCTGACTGGCTATCGGGCTCCATTCCCTTTTTAACGTCATGCATAGTTTCCTTGGTGCAGTTGCCTTCTGGATGATGAGAAACAACAATTTAGAGTGGATTGTCAGCTGCATTTGTACGCGAATAACTGTTTATAAAAACAGCTGGTTGGTATACTATGAAAATGTGGTGATGGCCTACTACTGATTTGCCTATCTATGCTTTTTCTGTCACAAAAAAGACAAGGCgactgcaggaagaaaaaatgaTCAACGTTACACCATTCAAAATAGTGACACGGGAAATCAATGTGATTTCAGACACCAGCTGCATTTCCTCTGCTTCACTCTCATCTGTTGTTGAAGAACAAGAATATTTGACTTAAAGGCGCAGTATGTAGATTCTGCCGCCAGGAGGCTCTCTATTGAtataataacaaaagatgacgtcggggctggcggggaatcatgggagttcctTTTTCTGCCAAAATCGCCTGTGTGTGTCATTCAAAACCCAATGTTGAATGcgttttatttaaaggctttacatgcgatttttcacacctaaatgtaatagaaatcaagtatatcctctcaaaataactctgtgagtcatgactgtctacaatgattTTAAGACCTGAGttccactgtctgtgatgctttccgagttttcagagtcctatcttcactttgttcacATCGCCGGGAcagccggccggctcatcccctcgcgtataaaagttgtttaattgagggactagagaaaagaagaataacatactgtactcactgcttcaTTGAATGTCActtaagcgtttctagatcacggtcatttcggataaatttacatgcagtgtgaagatacgagcataataaagatcgctagcattagcatactgacacaacaatgcagcgccagttgttttggttttgtgctggtgctcaagggtgacatctgctggataaaaaaatcatatataaagcctttaattgaATTTCAAAGTGGCTCCAGTACCCTAACCCATTTCAGCGATGTCACCCAAAGTGGTTAAAGATAAAgatgacattttaatttgtattcattttcaaaaagagAGAAGGGCCAAAAATACCAGGGATATTTTTGTACAAGAgagcaaaaaagagaaaagaaagtgaaaccaaacttaactgttgattttttttaaacgtaggGGAAGACATTTTGTATAGAAAAAAGGTGACAACATTTCACACAGGCAGGGACGTCCCAGACTGCTATTagcttattttattattattatttattattttgtactTTAATAAAGAATTCAGTTTGCCTCAAGCACATGATCACTTTGAGGATAATATGCCCATTTAGTGTGCATTTCCATAATGTTAAAATAGTAATTTGACTGAAAAAATGAACTTACCGTCTGTGTTGTTTAAAGAGAAGTCAGTGAAAAGCTGAAAAACGGTTTAACAGCACTCCTCAGTCCTGTTTGTGTTCTCCTGTGGTCAGACTACTTTTACTTTCGATATGAGGAGACGGGGTTTTCCTCCTTATATAAACACAAGACTGCAAGTGTTTGGACATGATAATAACAACAGTATTAGAAGTGATTTTTATTCATAACTTCAAAGAATTGTGTTCATAttgaaatgtgtctgttttcatgttctgccgctccatgcaccggctcgcttctgactctctgctctgaagtgcccacgttcagagtccccacgtgtgccaagtctgatctgattggtcggcctactgtgctaccgcaggctacggcatatcgtgggcgtgctacagaagttaacgggcgtgcaacatgagctgcagggcgccacaacgagccaatgggcttagatcagtgatctcacactgacaagacaaAATTTTCTTTCGAGGGGGgttagaaccgagcgttacgtgcagctaatgctgcagctaacaggaggacgtaggagaagccacgtttccgtggactttgaatttttgcacatagatgtgcctaaacatgcacaggacacttggaaaacacacaagagcatataaaaccagaaaaagcataatatgacccctttaaacaTCTCTTTcgatgcacgtagcagccatattggaACTGAACCcggccaattttttttttctctgggttTCCAAGTCGCAATTACGACTTCAGGGGAGTTCCAGTTGACACTTCCGACTGGGAACTGGGAATTTCCCACTTAGCATCAGTGTCACTTCTGTGAATTGCCTATAAGTTCCAAAATGCTGCTGTCTCACCAATCCTTAAGTGTTTACACTGGATACCTATCAGTTTCAGAATTCAGTTTAAAGTTCTTATTATTGTGTTTAGAGCCTTGCATGGTCATGCTCTGGCTTATGTCACTGAGCTGCTGAGGCCTTATaacaccagcaggtccctgaGGTACTCTGACCAGGGTCTGCTGGGGGTTACTCCCACCAGGCTAAAAAAACCAAAGGAGACTGTGTATagagctattattgtggcaaaactatttgaatatgcgtACACAGATCCGCAAATGTGGaaaaagatccacaaatgttTGTCTGACGATCTGCAAACACAATAGTGGGGTTTGTTGCCCTGAGCCCAGGCTCACAGGCTAGGCTGACTGTCCGCGGTAGCACCCAGTGAGGGTCCATTAtgtagtttgtgtttctgaaatTTGTTTCCTGTACAGTGCCAGCAAAGCCTAGCCTAACCCATGTCTGCTCTTAAAAGGTGctataaaataacatttacctacttacttacttacttacttacttaggCCTACTAAAATAGTAATTTGACTGAAGAAATTTACTTACCGTCCATGTTGTTGAAAGAGAAGTcagagaaaagttgaaaaacgGTTTCACAGCAGTCCTCAGTCCTGTTTGTGTTCTCCTGTGGTCAGACTACTTTTACTTTCGATATGAGGAGACGGGGTTTTCCTCCTTATATAAACACAAGACTGCAAGTGTTTGGACATGATAATAACAACAGTATTAGAAGTGATTTTTATTCATAACTTCAAAGAATTGTGTTCATATTGAAATCAACAGAggatggaaaaataaaataaaaatttaaaatctACAATTCATTGTTATTGAAGGAAGAAGCTGTAGACCTCCACACTGGcagcaaaacattaaaaactaaaaaattaCTAATTTTACTTGACAAATGCTCTTTTTCCCCAAAAGAATTTACGAGATAGTTAACTTGTAAAACTGGGCAGATTTGTATTGTTTCATGTAGAACATTGTCGTTATTTTGAGATATTTCTTgtcaattcattaaaaaaaacagccatgcTTTTCCAAATTAACAAGATAGTTATGTCAACTTCCTTctgtaacttaaaaaaaaaaaatcccaatatGTTTATCCAGTCCTCTTTAATCTTGATGCTAATTGAACCTTTTCaaatgaggctgaatgcttaGCTGCTATACCTTTGGCAATACCCAGTACTGGTTTTATTCAAATAGTTGTTCTAAAGAGTGTGTCAAATGGGATTGCTTTACGGATTATTATtagcaaaaatatgttttaagaatAAAGCCTTCATAGTTATGTTAAAGTAGAGGCTAAATAAAGCTTTAAACAGAACGGAGTTGCAGACATTTTTCAATATTCTGAAAACATAACTCAAAGACTATAAATGTCTCCTATTGTAAGGCAACTGACTTCCTCACCCATTTAATTACCTTATAAGATTAAAAGGAGCAACAAAGGCATGTTTCAATTGTTCTCGTGACTGAGTAACGGTTTGGTTTAGCTGAACACTTTATTTGCTTAAACTACATTATTTCACAATGCCAATATTTTGGTACACGATACGAGGATGTCTGAAGCATTCtccttcaaaacatttttttcataagACAGCAAAAGGAACACTAGACATTTTTTACTGTAACAATGTCATAACAGTGACAGAGTTTAGTTTTCATTAAACAAAATCAATTTAGATTTAGTCTGAAAATGTCGGACAAAACCCACAattggacacattttatttgatggAAAGTTAAAATGGCTCTACAGcctaaaaaagaaacattcacaaacaccaCATTGTTGCATGTGTTTCTCCTCATCGGATTTATTTCTCTCGCAAAACTAACATATTTTTAAGTTGTTAACCAATGTGACTACAGAAATAGGAGAGAGAGATCTCTGATTTTGTTATTTGATATGAATGAAACAGATATTGAAGGCATCCCACATGCAGCCATGGGTTTTCGtgttatcttttcattttgtacaGATATGAAGAAATTAGTTTGCCTTTGACATGTGACGTGATCATTTTATGGATAAGTGTGCATCTCCACACTGTAAGTTGGTCATTTTAGATCAGAGTGAACAGtttcaatacattttaaaagagttGATCGTAGCTTACCGTCCATGTTGTTGAAAGAGATGTCAGTGATGAGTGAAAACTGTTTAGAGCTGAAAGTCCACCGACCTGTGCGTCTTTTCTCCGGTGATCAGACTCCTGTGCTTGCACGCAAAATGTCTTATAATGTCTGCTAACTGGTTTCATCGCTGTCTCATGcccatttattttctttataagGGAGCAAAGAGAGCAAAAAATGcatgtttgaattatttttcatgGCTGCACAACGAAAGCTGAAAAACCTGTAGTCATGACATGACACACCCTTTGAATGATAACATGCTTTGAAATCAAATGTGGGTTGAACTGAACTCCTTTTAGTACAAGAGATTTCCCCATCAACGAACAGGATATGTGTGCCTCagatacattaaatacattgcTTTCCATTGAACCGCTCATTCCCTGTTCCAGTGTGTCGACTTTATTggattttcattgtttttgacaCATCAGGTGAGTTCACATTCGAGGATAAATACTGACATTTCAGAAAGGCtatttgtggggggggggaggaaataTTGCTTGTCTTGTGTCAACAGAAtttctaatttttttaattcaccttTTTGACCAAGTCCAGGCACCCTTAGTTACTCATCCTAAGTCTGTCAAGCTTTTTGTTATCCAAAAGCTTTTAAAGCAATTAAAAATGACATCTTGACAAATTGTATAAATTCTTCTTATATTCCAaagacaaatacacaaacaagcTTCTCAATTTTAGCAACATACATCACTCTTGCCAACTGATACAGAAACAGTTGGTGGCAGAATTTCTTAGCTGGTATGTCAGCTAGCATGTTAACTACTGTAGGCTAAGCTGACTTTAGCACCACAAAGTTGAGTTTAAGGTATACTGGCTGAGTTTTTAATATGTTCATGTGacttttttcaaaagaaaactcTGTGACAGGTCTCAATATATCATTGATGACTACATGCATGATGTTTAGCCCATGTTTCAGAAGACTGAGGCtaaagctacaaaaacaagcaTTCATACCATCAAATGAGCAATCCATCAGACATTAAATGTAGAGACACTCTGAATCTGTCTGTTATTAGTTCTAACATAATACTGTTTGGCTTCTTAGCGACACTGGCTTTACTTTAACGCTGCAAAAGGAAAGGCTTTCAGGAAGAATATATTTGGCAACTTGAATGCTATCTAACATTAACTGAAGCTGCTGGAGTTGAAACTTGACATCTTGAATGGGTTGCTTTTACAAAAATTACATTATAACcagacaaaaacatgaagacGTTTATAACCACTTAAAGgatgtttttggttttggaaCCTGTGTTTGTTAAATGTAACTAGTAAGCTAGCTAGCCTGACATGCTAATGCTCGCAGCTAACGTCCTTTAACTTGAATTTTGTTTCACTCTACGTTAGACAGGCTAAATAAAAGACATTACTCGCcacatttttttgaaagcaGAGCACCACTCTTCGAGCACCGTTCACAC
This portion of the Labrus bergylta chromosome 22, fLabBer1.1, whole genome shotgun sequence genome encodes:
- the LOC109999484 gene encoding uncharacterized protein isoform X3 → MHDVKKGMEPDSQSAGRVPKEENNTKALNNVFRNGWLKLAGPASKSLVIALSGSAFVALSDNHGSRREAEELTEILPMPKGKEADGGVAEVPVREGTTPTEPPARIVISRTPAAGKSIKVLKTYRIVLLGETKAGKSSLANTIFEEDVFKVKHSPTSGKSECQADSKSVDGRRITLIETLDFFGKDRSEEELRREVGRCMTASAPGPHAFFIVLKVERSPDYWKDVIQRIAQYLPEAFNYAAVVFTHGDQLQKGMKIEEFVEQNKCLSDLVKKCGGRCHVVDNKYWTTNQQGDYRSNKLQVAELLNTTDKILMENKEGCYKMQRAVQTEIEKGGKRKAEGDAPQGDPSETNNGVSKGTWIKFTGPAAKSLAGLFGPAVLLETEGKDDEEEEDVGEENKVEEEEEEDVGEENKVEEEEVEEEGEKKTNDEESDQKDETETEKTAEDKKVTELEKGKETEKKAGAGGGLFTIIGSLFGIVGVVLAGAGAGAAGAVAVAVAVAVAAGVWAVRAVAVAVAARAWAAKAVAAGVAFIAQKIYQFIEFLKTLPRLVAIILLVVVFFLMLLLSFGVQFPFLGTLLQIFGVLLMFTVSVVLLILL
- the LOC109999484 gene encoding uncharacterized protein isoform X2 — translated: MDGNCTKETMHDVKKGMEPDSQSAGRVPKEENNTKALNNVFRNGWLKLAGPASKSLVIALSGSAFVALSDNHGSRREAEELTEILPMPKGKEADGGVAEVPVREGTTPTEPPARIVISRTPAAGKSIKVLKTYRIVLLGETKAGKSSLANTIFEEDVFKVKHSPTSGKSECQADSKSVDGRRITLIETLDFFGKDRSEEELRREVGRCMTASAPGPHAFFIVLKVERSPDYWKDVIQRIAQYLPEAFNYAAVVFTHGDQLQKGMKIEEFVEQNKCLSDLVKKCGGRCHVVDNKYWTTNQQGDYRSNKLQVAELLNTTDKILMENKEGCYKMQRAVQTEIEKGGKRKAEGDAPQGDPSETNNGVSKGTWIKFTGPAAKSLAGLFGPAVLLETEGKDDEEEEDVGEENKVEEEEEEDVGEENKVEEEEVEEEGEKKTNDEESDQKDETETEKTAEDKKVTELEKGKETEKKAGAGGGLFTIIGSLFGIVGVVLAGAGAGAAGAVAVAVAVAVAAGVWAVRAVAVAVAARAWAAKAVAAGVAFIAQKIYQFIEFLKTLPRLVAIILLVVVFFLMLLLSFGVQFPFLGTLLQIFGVLLMFTVSVVLLILL
- the LOC109999484 gene encoding uncharacterized protein isoform X1 yields the protein MDEGNCTKETMHDVKKGMEPDSQSAGRVPKEENNTKALNNVFRNGWLKLAGPASKSLVIALSGSAFVALSDNHGSRREAEELTEILPMPKGKEADGGVAEVPVREGTTPTEPPARIVISRTPAAGKSIKVLKTYRIVLLGETKAGKSSLANTIFEEDVFKVKHSPTSGKSECQADSKSVDGRRITLIETLDFFGKDRSEEELRREVGRCMTASAPGPHAFFIVLKVERSPDYWKDVIQRIAQYLPEAFNYAAVVFTHGDQLQKGMKIEEFVEQNKCLSDLVKKCGGRCHVVDNKYWTTNQQGDYRSNKLQVAELLNTTDKILMENKEGCYKMQRAVQTEIEKGGKRKAEGDAPQGDPSETNNGVSKGTWIKFTGPAAKSLAGLFGPAVLLETEGKDDEEEEDVGEENKVEEEEEEDVGEENKVEEEEVEEEGEKKTNDEESDQKDETETEKTAEDKKVTELEKGKETEKKAGAGGGLFTIIGSLFGIVGVVLAGAGAGAAGAVAVAVAVAVAAGVWAVRAVAVAVAARAWAAKAVAAGVAFIAQKIYQFIEFLKTLPRLVAIILLVVVFFLMLLLSFGVQFPFLGTLLQIFGVLLMFTVSVVLLILL